A DNA window from Porites lutea chromosome 6, jaPorLute2.1, whole genome shotgun sequence contains the following coding sequences:
- the LOC140942124 gene encoding HORMA domain-containing protein 1-like, translating to MATAQAIREQEKTVSWSSIFPSQQVTEQQSALFVKKLLAVAVSSITYLRTIFPEHAFGDRCLEDLNLKILKDDSTCPGACQVIQWIKGCFDALDKKYLRMIVIGIYGDAEDPDTVIESYTFKFSYMDKEVSIFRNGNKIASAHTERDTKKATIRLLRTIILLSQTLSSLPDDVMMTMKLLYYDEVTPPDYEPPGFKHTSNDEFNFVDEPLNIKVGDVSTEMNRVNN from the exons ATGGCAACTGCCCAGGCGATAAGAGAGCAAGAAAAGACAGTTAGT TGGTCAAGTATTTTTCCTTCTCAACAAGTGACAGAGCAACAATCAGCTTTGTTTGTGAAGAAGCTTCTTGCAGTTGCT gTTTCAAGTATAACTTATCTCAG AACCATATTTCCAGAACATGCGTTTGGAGACAGATGCTTAGAAG ATCTGAATTTGAAAATCCTTAAAGATGACAGCACTTGCCCAGGTGCATGCCAAGTGATACAGTG GATAAAAGGTTGCTTTGATGCTCTTGATAAGAAATAT CTCCGGATGATAGTAATTGGG ATTTATGGTGATGCAGAGGACCCTGAT ACTGTTATAGAGTCCTACACATTCAAG TTTTCTTACATGGACAAGGAAGTCAGTATCTTCag GAATGGAAATAAAATCGCAAGTGCCCACACAGAAAGAGATACTAAAAAGGCAACGATACGCTTGCTAAG AACGATCATTCTCCTCAGTCAAACTCTGTCCTCACTGCCAG ATGACGTAATGATGACAATGAAATTGCTGTACTATGACGAGG TTACACCCCCTGATTATGAACCACCAGGCTTCAAG cACACGTCGAACGATGAGTTCAATTTCGTAGACGAGCCTTTGAATATTAAAGTTGGAGATGTATCAACG gaaatgaatagggtcAACAattga
- the LOC140941114 gene encoding CD151 antigen-like, translating into MCGIKCIKTLLFVFNFIFWLAGAAILGIGIWTEIDPGQFDAFLGNSGYSLPAKILMAAGAFVMVIGFLGCWGAIKESRPLLGMFFACLFLIFAAEAVAGILGFLYRDKVDEEITNRLSDEVKMNYGVKIDSTTNQNVDNLQIRLDCCGAFNSTDWKDSKWIKNNDGKEVPLSCCKEGANSTTCNMPGTLTINTKGCVEGLKDFVNNHLLILGVIAVSISAIQLLGMIFACCLFCSIDE; encoded by the exons ATGTGTGGCATCAAGTGTATCAAGACACTTCTTTTCGTTTTCAATTTCATCTTTTGG CTTGCAGGAGCAGCCATCTTGGGGATAGGAATATGGACCGAAATAGACCCGGGACAGTTTGACGCGTTCCTAGGCAATAGTGGGTATTCTCTTCCCGCCAAAATTTTAATGGCAGCCGGCGCGTTTGTGATGGTCATCGGTTTTCTGGGATGTTGGGGAGCAATCAAAGAGAGCCGACCTCTGCTTGGCATG TTCTTTGCTTGTTTGTTCCTCATATTTGCTGCTGAGGCCGTAGCAGGTATCCTTGGTTTCCTTTACCGTGACAAG GTTGACGAGGAAATCACAAACAGACTCAGTGACGAAGTCAAGATGAACTACGGAGTAAAGATTGATTCAACCACCAACCAGAACGTAGATAATTTACAAATACGA TTGGATTGTTGTGGAGCCTTCAACAGCACGGACTGGAAGGATAGCAAATGGATTAAAAACAACGATGGAAAAGAGGTTCCATTAAGTTGCTGCAAGGAAGGAGCAAATAGCACTACATGTAACATGCCGGGAACTCTTACTATCAATACGAAG GGTTGCGTAGAAGGACTGAAGGACTTCGTAAACAACCATCTTCTGATCCTTGGCGTTATAGCAGTTTCCATTTCTGCCATTCAG TTACTCGGAATGATCTTTGCCTGTTGCCTCTTCTGTTCCATcgatgaataa